A single Campylobacter hyointestinalis subsp. hyointestinalis DNA region contains:
- a CDS encoding transglycosylase domain-containing protein, protein MKHIFSFFTIIAICLLVGFVYFYSQIRVDISTIVDYKPKLTTQIFDRNGNLVANIFDEENRQYAQYDEIPQRVIESLVAIEDTSFFEHGGINVEAIFRAAIKDIKAMALVEGASTLTQQLIKNMVLTRDKKFTRKLREIILAIKIEDELTKEQIIERYLNQVYFGHGYYGIKTAALGYFKKNLNELSLKEIAMLVGLPKAPSNYDPTRHMDLSISRANGVISRLFNLGWITQDEYEASLKETPMVFDETLTQNRAPYLVDEAIKEAIKQYPDIKYGGYKVTLTADLKIQSIAQNALKFGYTEILKRDKNADETYLNGAIIVTNPTNGEILALVGGVDYAKSNFNRATQSERQPGSSFKPFIYQIALDLGYSPMSKVADISRVFENAGRNEEDKDWKPKNYGGNFEGYITLKDALRQSRNLATINLLNSIGLDIVSQKLSNFGFKNIPQNLSIALGSFGISLIEFSEHYSMFAGLGTTSKSNLIKSIQKDEVITEFSSEQTVMIKPEQAYLMIDMLKTVVEEGTGRGAKVAGIEIAGKTGTTNNNIDAWFCGFTPEVQAIIWYGNDNNMPMRKIEGGGRTAAPVFREFIQNYIKEFPDTKRKFDTPKEVYHKIYEGNDAIYTDTSPLPKQQINAIDMQEGGLIF, encoded by the coding sequence ATGAAGCATATTTTTAGCTTTTTTACCATAATCGCGATCTGCTTACTAGTTGGATTTGTGTATTTTTATTCACAAATCAGAGTAGATATATCAACTATAGTTGATTATAAACCAAAGCTAACTACGCAAATTTTTGATAGGAATGGCAATCTAGTAGCAAACATATTTGACGAAGAAAATAGACAGTACGCACAGTATGACGAGATCCCACAAAGAGTCATAGAATCACTCGTAGCCATAGAAGATACTAGTTTTTTTGAACACGGCGGTATAAACGTTGAAGCTATTTTTAGAGCGGCCATAAAAGATATCAAAGCTATGGCTCTTGTAGAAGGAGCCTCTACCCTCACCCAACAACTCATAAAAAATATGGTTTTAACAAGAGATAAAAAATTTACTAGAAAACTTAGAGAAATAATACTCGCTATAAAGATCGAAGATGAACTGACAAAAGAGCAAATCATCGAAAGATATCTAAATCAAGTATATTTTGGACATGGATATTACGGAATTAAAACAGCAGCGCTAGGATACTTCAAAAAAAATCTAAACGAACTAAGCTTAAAAGAGATAGCTATGCTTGTAGGTCTTCCAAAAGCACCTAGCAACTACGATCCTACTAGACATATGGATCTATCAATATCACGTGCGAACGGTGTTATATCAAGGCTATTTAACCTTGGATGGATAACACAAGATGAGTATGAAGCGTCTTTAAAAGAAACTCCTATGGTATTTGATGAAACATTGACTCAAAATAGAGCGCCGTATTTGGTAGATGAAGCTATAAAAGAAGCTATAAAACAGTATCCAGATATTAAGTATGGAGGATATAAAGTCACTTTAACGGCGGATTTAAAAATCCAAAGTATCGCCCAAAATGCACTTAAATTTGGATATACAGAGATATTAAAAAGAGATAAAAATGCTGATGAAACTTATCTAAATGGAGCCATTATAGTAACAAATCCGACAAATGGAGAGATTTTAGCATTAGTCGGTGGTGTTGATTATGCTAAAAGTAACTTTAACCGAGCAACACAAAGCGAGCGCCAACCAGGTTCTAGCTTTAAACCGTTTATATATCAAATCGCGCTTGATCTTGGCTATTCTCCTATGAGCAAGGTCGCAGATATATCTCGTGTATTTGAAAATGCCGGAAGAAATGAAGAAGACAAAGACTGGAAACCTAAAAATTACGGCGGAAATTTTGAAGGATACATAACCCTAAAAGACGCACTCAGACAATCTAGAAACCTAGCAACCATAAATTTGCTAAACTCAATAGGGCTAGATATAGTATCTCAAAAGCTTTCAAATTTTGGTTTTAAAAATATCCCACAAAACCTATCTATCGCGCTTGGAAGCTTTGGCATAAGTCTTATAGAGTTTAGCGAACATTACTCTATGTTTGCCGGACTTGGTACTACTAGCAAATCAAACTTGATAAAATCAATACAAAAAGATGAAGTCATCACTGAATTTAGCTCAGAACAAACCGTGATGATAAAACCAGAACAAGCATATTTGATGATAGATATGCTAAAAACAGTAGTAGAAGAAGGAACTGGACGAGGCGCAAAGGTCGCAGGTATAGAAATCGCCGGAAAAACAGGCACTACAAATAACAATATTGATGCATGGTTTTGTGGATTTACGCCTGAAGTACAAGCTATAATCTGGTATGGAAACGACAATAATATGCCTATGAGAAAGATAGAAGGCGGAGGTAGAACTGCAGCGCCAGTATTTAGAGAATTTATACAAAACTATATAAAAGAATTTCCAGATACCAAACGTAAATTTGATACCCCAAAGGAGGTTTATCATAAGATTTATGAAGGAAATGACGCCATATATACAGATACTTCACCACTTCCAAAACAACAAATAAACGCTATAGATATGCAAGAAGGTGGACTAATCTTTTGA
- a CDS encoding cupin has protein sequence MEKIIFKTSLFDGVKAIKLAESEFSKEIRISMAKNSFMDKHKAPAPIIVQVLKGSIMFKKDNQEVRLDEFDLITLKADAEHSLLALEDSIIRLSLSKIDNESRVFKVVG, from the coding sequence ATGGAAAAAATTATTTTTAAAACATCTTTGTTTGACGGTGTTAAAGCTATTAAGCTAGCAGAATCCGAGTTTTCAAAAGAGATCAGGATAAGTATGGCAAAAAATTCTTTTATGGATAAACATAAAGCGCCAGCTCCTATAATCGTACAAGTTTTAAAAGGCTCTATAATGTTTAAAAAGGATAATCAAGAAGTAAGACTAGACGAGTTTGATCTGATAACATTAAAAGCAGATGCAGAGCATTCTCTTCTAGCTTTGGAAGATTCTATCATCAGACTTAGTCTTTCAAAAATAGATAATGAGAGCCGCGTATTTAAGGTTGTGGGCTAA
- the rplS gene encoding 50S ribosomal protein L19: protein MRNKYIEAFESAQISNKSVPDFRAGDTLRIAIRIKEGDKSRIQNFEGICIARRGSGVGETFIIRKIGANSVGVERIFPIFSESLESITVLRKGRVRRSKLFYLRDRRGKAARIKELKK from the coding sequence ATGAGAAACAAATATATAGAAGCATTCGAAAGTGCTCAAATTTCAAATAAGTCTGTGCCTGATTTTCGTGCTGGCGATACTTTAAGAATTGCTATTCGCATTAAAGAAGGTGATAAATCTAGAATCCAAAATTTTGAGGGTATCTGTATAGCTAGACGCGGTAGCGGTGTCGGCGAGACATTTATCATTAGAAAAATAGGTGCAAATAGCGTAGGCGTAGAAAGAATCTTCCCTATTTTTAGTGAAAGTCTAGAAAGCATTACAGTTCTTAGAAAAGGACGCGTAAGAAGATCTAAGCTATTTTATCTTAGAGATAGACGTGGTAAAGCTGCTAGAATCAAAGAACTTAAAAAATAA
- the trmD gene encoding tRNA (guanosine(37)-N1)-methyltransferase TrmD, with product MRFNFITIFPNLVEPYFKDSILGRAVNNSIVKLKFINPRDFSNDKHLKVDDYMIGGGAGLLMKPEPLFEAINSLKDTHIIYLTPSGKKFTQNDAKRLSKLSDVTFICGRYEGIDERIIEEKVNEVFCIGDFILTGGELGALCMCDAISRNLNGVLGNPDSLEVESFEEGILEAPSFTKPFVYQGLSATSAFLKGNHDKISVLKNNMALCKTRFFRPDLYQKIKSPKKQKEKR from the coding sequence ATGCGATTTAATTTTATAACTATTTTTCCAAATTTAGTAGAGCCTTATTTTAAGGATTCCATCCTTGGTAGAGCTGTAAATAATAGCATTGTAAAACTTAAATTTATAAATCCACGTGATTTTAGCAATGATAAACACTTAAAAGTCGATGACTATATGATAGGTGGTGGAGCTGGACTTCTTATGAAACCAGAGCCGTTATTTGAAGCTATAAACTCTTTAAAAGACACACATATCATTTATCTCACGCCATCAGGTAAAAAATTTACTCAAAATGATGCAAAAAGACTATCTAAACTTAGCGATGTTACTTTTATCTGTGGAAGATATGAGGGGATCGACGAGAGGATCATAGAAGAAAAGGTAAATGAGGTTTTTTGCATAGGGGATTTTATCCTTACTGGTGGAGAACTTGGCGCGCTTTGCATGTGCGATGCTATATCAAGAAATTTAAATGGCGTTTTAGGCAACCCTGATTCTTTAGAAGTTGAAAGTTTCGAAGAGGGAATTCTAGAAGCTCCAAGTTTTACGAAGCCGTTTGTTTATCAAGGCTTGAGTGCTACTTCAGCTTTTTTAAAGGGTAATCATGATAAAATCAGCGTTTTGAAAAACAATATGGCGTTGTGTAAAACTAGGTTCTTCCGCCCTGATTTATATCAAAAAATTAAATCGCCAAAAAAACAGAAGGAAAAAAGATGA
- the rimM gene encoding ribosome maturation factor RimM (Essential for efficient processing of 16S rRNA) — translation MKSDFVEVCVLGKTVGLKGAMKLHNRSDFPEQFKKDAKFYDKKGKEFIIKSFDKTNSLIVFQNYEDIELAKSLVNTVLYRTIEDTKHFCKLKQDEFFYFDIIGCFVYEDDTLLGEILDIIEVGSGFLFSIQTAANLVSKGLSTQFYIPYLDNFIIDVNIDLKKIQVKNSIQILYNS, via the coding sequence TTGAAGAGTGATTTTGTAGAGGTTTGCGTACTTGGAAAAACTGTTGGTTTAAAAGGAGCCATGAAGCTCCATAACCGCAGTGACTTTCCAGAGCAATTTAAAAAAGATGCTAAATTTTATGATAAAAAAGGTAAAGAATTTATCATAAAAAGCTTTGATAAGACAAATTCTCTCATAGTATTTCAAAATTATGAAGATATAGAACTAGCCAAAAGTCTGGTAAATACTGTTTTATATAGGACTATCGAAGATACAAAGCATTTTTGTAAATTAAAACAAGATGAGTTTTTTTATTTTGATATTATAGGTTGTTTTGTATATGAAGACGATACCTTACTCGGTGAAATTTTAGATATCATAGAAGTGGGTAGCGGATTTTTATTTAGTATCCAAACGGCTGCAAATCTTGTTTCTAAAGGTTTAAGTACTCAGTTTTATATACCGTATCTTGATAACTTTATAATAGATGTAAATATCGATTTAAAAAAGATACAAGTTAAAAATTCGATTCAGATTCTTTATAATTCATAA
- a CDS encoding KH domain-containing protein, producing MVEEFLKEYAKLIADCPELIKVERVSLGENFDEIIVHASKADTGRLIGKDGKMINAIKTVIIGCKAKDPTSYRITVKAIEE from the coding sequence ATGGTAGAAGAATTCTTAAAAGAGTATGCAAAACTCATAGCAGATTGCCCTGAACTTATCAAAGTAGAAAGAGTTAGTTTGGGTGAAAATTTTGATGAAATTATTGTGCATGCAAGCAAAGCTGATACCGGAAGGCTTATCGGTAAAGACGGCAAGATGATAAATGCTATCAAGACAGTGATCATTGGTTGCAAAGCGAAAGACCCAACCTCATATAGAATTACGGTAAAAGCTATTGAAGAGTGA
- the rpsP gene encoding 30S ribosomal protein S16, which yields MATVVRLTRMGRKKRPFYRIVVTDSRKRRDSGWIESIGYYNPMVEPEIVKVDAERLAYWKSVGAKLSDRVAQITK from the coding sequence ATGGCAACAGTAGTTAGACTAACAAGAATGGGACGTAAAAAAAGACCATTTTATCGTATAGTTGTTACAGATAGTAGAAAAAGACGTGATAGCGGCTGGATAGAGAGTATAGGATACTATAATCCTATGGTAGAACCAGAGATCGTAAAAGTTGATGCTGAAAGACTTGCGTATTGGAAAAGCGTAGGTGCTAAACTTAGCGATAGAGTTGCTCAAATAACAAAATAA
- the ffh gene encoding signal recognition particle protein → MFEFIGESLKSAVNKLKFVDDEKALKNALETLKKSLLKADVHHKVTKELVNLVETDLKNGAIGQKQFLDSIKSNLINILTAPNDGNKGSGFVFASNPPTIVLMAGLQGGGKTTTTIKLASYLKARKKRVLVAAADLQRLAAVEQLRQLCSANEIELFSIDGENNPVNVAKEALKKAKDALYDVLLVDTAGRLAIDEALMSELKEIKTALNPHEIFYVADAMSGQDGVKTAASFNDALGITGVILSKFDADTKGGVAIGIAKQINVPLRFVGVGEKPADLESFIPDRIVGRIMGEGDLATLAEKTSTIIDEKEAKRLNKKIKKGEFNFNDFLTQLESVKKLGSMKSLIGMIPGLGNMANQIKDIDLDNSKEIKHIKAMIDSMTQKERENPDLLNNARKRRIAAGAGLGQIEVNKFLKQFSNAAKLAKRFSNKDSMKGFASMMANANRPR, encoded by the coding sequence GTGTTTGAATTTATTGGCGAGTCGCTAAAATCAGCTGTAAATAAACTTAAATTTGTCGATGATGAGAAGGCTTTAAAAAATGCGTTAGAGACGCTTAAAAAGTCGCTATTAAAAGCTGATGTTCATCACAAAGTTACTAAAGAGCTCGTAAATTTAGTAGAAACAGATCTAAAAAATGGTGCAATAGGTCAAAAACAATTTTTAGATAGTATAAAATCAAATTTAATAAATATCTTAACCGCCCCAAATGATGGAAATAAAGGTAGTGGCTTTGTCTTTGCTTCTAATCCACCAACTATTGTATTGATGGCTGGTTTGCAAGGTGGTGGAAAAACCACAACTACTATTAAACTAGCAAGTTATCTAAAAGCTCGTAAAAAACGCGTTCTTGTCGCTGCTGCTGATTTGCAGCGTTTAGCAGCGGTTGAGCAGCTTAGACAGCTATGTAGTGCTAATGAGATTGAGTTATTTAGCATTGATGGAGAGAATAATCCAGTAAATGTAGCCAAAGAGGCACTTAAAAAGGCTAAAGATGCTCTTTATGATGTGCTTTTAGTTGATACTGCTGGTCGCTTGGCAATTGATGAGGCTTTAATGAGTGAGCTAAAAGAGATTAAAACCGCATTAAATCCACACGAAATATTCTATGTAGCTGATGCTATGAGCGGACAAGATGGTGTAAAAACCGCTGCTAGTTTTAATGATGCTCTTGGTATAACAGGCGTGATCTTAAGTAAATTTGACGCTGATACTAAAGGCGGTGTTGCTATTGGTATAGCAAAACAGATAAACGTTCCGCTTAGATTTGTCGGTGTAGGTGAAAAACCAGCAGATTTAGAGAGTTTTATACCAGATAGGATCGTTGGTCGCATAATGGGCGAGGGCGATTTGGCAACGCTGGCTGAAAAAACAAGTACGATAATAGATGAAAAAGAAGCAAAAAGATTAAATAAAAAAATCAAAAAAGGCGAGTTTAATTTTAACGATTTTTTAACTCAGCTTGAGAGTGTTAAAAAACTTGGAAGCATGAAGAGTTTGATAGGTATGATACCAGGTCTTGGAAATATGGCAAATCAGATAAAAGATATAGATCTTGATAATAGTAAAGAGATAAAACATATAAAAGCTATGATCGACTCTATGACTCAAAAAGAGCGTGAAAATCCAGACCTTTTAAATAATGCTAGAAAACGTAGGATCGCAGCTGGAGCAGGACTTGGACAGATAGAAGTAAATAAATTCTTAAAACAATTTAGCAACGCTGCAAAACTTGCTAAAAGATTTTCAAATAAAGATAGTATGAAAGGGTTTGCTTCAATGATGGCAAACGCAAATCGCCCTAGATAA
- a CDS encoding SLAC1 anion channel family protein, whose translation MGRLANFHIMFFAVIMGLGGFGMAYKKLNEIMKFDDGGFVVFRVFVSAIFILIVFFYILKIFTNLDKVKEELSHPIKINFFATVPISTLILANLWQDFKLVYEILFYIGVVCQTYFTFYVISFWINKNLEIKHSNPAWFIPIVGNLIIIVGAKEISSWMWFYFSVAMFFWIVLFSLVFYRILFHDQLPSKFMPTLFIMIAPPAVGFLDYIKLTNSFDLVAIFLLNLAIFFTFLVIFMYKNFFHLKFFISWWAFTFPTAAVSIACFKAYEITNSMFFLNLANLIFILLVAMILFISYHTIKNIVNQNIFMPE comes from the coding sequence ATGGGTAGATTAGCAAATTTTCATATAATGTTTTTTGCTGTTATTATGGGGCTTGGCGGATTTGGAATGGCTTATAAAAAGCTAAATGAGATTATGAAATTTGATGATGGTGGTTTTGTAGTATTTAGGGTTTTTGTGAGTGCGATTTTTATATTGATAGTATTTTTTTACATATTAAAAATATTTACAAATTTAGATAAAGTCAAAGAAGAGTTATCTCATCCTATAAAGATAAATTTCTTTGCCACTGTGCCTATTTCAACGCTTATTTTAGCAAATTTATGGCAAGACTTTAAGCTCGTTTATGAGATTTTATTTTATATCGGAGTTGTTTGCCAGACATATTTTACATTTTATGTAATTTCATTTTGGATAAATAAAAATTTAGAGATAAAACACTCAAATCCAGCGTGGTTTATCCCAATTGTTGGTAACTTAATAATCATCGTTGGTGCTAAAGAAATTTCTTCTTGGATGTGGTTTTATTTTAGTGTGGCAATGTTTTTTTGGATTGTGTTGTTTTCGTTGGTATTTTATAGGATTTTATTTCATGACCAGCTTCCAAGTAAATTTATGCCAACGCTTTTTATTATGATAGCTCCTCCTGCTGTTGGCTTTTTAGATTATATAAAGCTTACAAATAGCTTTGATTTAGTAGCTATTTTTCTTTTAAATTTGGCTATATTTTTTACTTTTCTTGTGATTTTTATGTATAAAAATTTCTTTCATCTTAAATTTTTCATTTCGTGGTGGGCATTTACATTTCCAACAGCTGCTGTAAGTATAGCTTGTTTTAAAGCGTATGAGATAACAAATAGTATGTTCTTTTTAAATTTAGCAAATTTGATTTTTATTTTGCTTGTGGCTATGATATTATTTATTAGCTATCACACTATCAAAAATATCGTAAATCAAAATATATTTATGCCAGAATAG
- a CDS encoding formate dehydrogenase subunit gamma translates to MKIKRQNLQNRIIHWGVAFSIFGLIMSGLFQMPIAKRYNITKIQLFEWSGDYYFTLNLHYIFAFLLVFFGLYHIVFHTMRREFDIFPKKGDIKNSYLVIKSMITKSHEPPSSKYLPEQRLAYIAIAFTILMLVVTGLIKTYKNLLGFDISNELYFWAAQLHNLGMVMIILLIIAHLMAFMPKVNRKLLPSMFSGKVDAKYTIQRHSLWKDGVDEAKKLNLKEEKDG, encoded by the coding sequence ATGAAAATCAAAAGACAAAATTTACAAAATCGCATTATTCATTGGGGCGTGGCCTTTAGCATATTTGGTTTGATTATGAGCGGACTATTTCAAATGCCTATCGCAAAGCGTTATAATATCACTAAAATTCAGCTTTTTGAGTGGAGTGGAGATTATTATTTTACTTTAAATTTGCACTATATTTTTGCTTTTTTGCTTGTGTTTTTTGGACTTTATCATATTGTATTTCATACTATGAGAAGGGAATTTGATATATTTCCTAAAAAAGGAGATATAAAAAATAGCTATTTGGTTATAAAGTCTATGATTACAAAATCGCATGAGCCACCATCTAGTAAATACCTACCAGAGCAGCGTTTGGCATATATAGCTATAGCTTTTACGATCTTAATGTTGGTAGTGACTGGGCTTATAAAAACATATAAAAATTTATTAGGATTTGATATATCAAATGAGCTGTATTTTTGGGCTGCACAGCTTCATAACCTTGGTATGGTTATGATAATACTGCTAATAATAGCTCACTTGATGGCTTTCATGCCAAAGGTAAATCGTAAGCTTTTGCCATCTATGTTTAGTGGAAAGGTAGATGCAAAATACACTATCCAAAGACATAGCTTATGGAAAGACGGAGTAGATGAGGCTAAAAAATTAAATTTAAAAGAGGAAAAAGATGGGTAG
- a CDS encoding 4Fe-4S dicluster domain-containing protein: MDRRSFFKFSAVAASSSLFATSNLEDKKIMSIIDLDLCDGCKNEPIPLCVKACRDKNEPNFPRPQNPIMPYFPQTKFEDYQNQKDNINRLTPYNWTFVESVKVGQKEVFIPRRCMHCDNPPCQKLCPFGVISKSDEGAVDIDKNFCFGGAKCRDACPWQIPQRQAGVGIYLKIAPKLAGGGVMYKCDMCADLLCKNEKPKCQISCPKNAIIFDKKEIILERLKGEKREIYGLNENGGTSTVYISSVKFEDIDMAISQKYKDKQNKVGTPHMSRVDSPLRDSTTLATATLLAPIAGVIGAGIAVYKARNKD, translated from the coding sequence ATGGATAGACGAAGTTTTTTTAAATTTAGTGCTGTTGCTGCTAGCTCTTCTCTCTTTGCAACTTCAAATTTGGAAGACAAAAAGATAATGAGTATCATCGATCTTGACCTTTGCGATGGCTGTAAAAATGAGCCTATACCGCTTTGCGTAAAAGCTTGCAGAGATAAAAATGAGCCAAATTTTCCACGCCCACAAAATCCGATTATGCCATATTTTCCACAAACTAAATTTGAAGATTACCAAAATCAAAAGGACAATATCAATCGCCTAACACCATATAATTGGACCTTTGTCGAGAGTGTCAAAGTAGGGCAAAAAGAGGTTTTTATTCCGCGTCGTTGTATGCACTGCGATAATCCGCCTTGTCAAAAGCTCTGCCCTTTTGGTGTGATTAGTAAGAGTGATGAAGGTGCTGTAGATATAGATAAAAACTTCTGCTTTGGTGGGGCAAAGTGCCGTGATGCCTGCCCGTGGCAGATCCCACAAAGACAAGCTGGGGTTGGGATATATCTTAAGATCGCTCCAAAGCTAGCTGGTGGAGGCGTAATGTATAAATGCGATATGTGCGCTGACTTGCTTTGTAAAAATGAAAAGCCAAAATGCCAAATTTCTTGTCCGAAAAATGCCATTATTTTTGATAAAAAAGAGATAATTTTAGAGCGTTTAAAAGGTGAAAAAAGAGAAATTTATGGACTAAATGAAAATGGCGGAACAAGCACGGTTTATATCTCTAGTGTTAAATTTGAAGATATCGATATGGCAATTAGCCAAAAATACAAAGACAAGCAAAATAAGGTTGGCACACCACATATGAGCCGTGTTGATAGCCCTTTAAGGGATTCTACCACACTTGCAACGGCTACTTTACTAGCTCCAATAGCAGGTGTCATCGGTGCTGGAATCGCTGTATATAAAGCTAGAAATAAGGATTAA
- a CDS encoding Crp/Fnr family transcriptional regulator, whose protein sequence is MIDNTDKLMIRDKFKSFDISQEDIKLIEENAYYSSFDKNEIIYQNKKKCYGFVIVKSGSLRAFILSQNAKEITIFNLKQDDECILCSSCISDSLQLEISLEAKDGLCLLVIPAKVFSNLKQKYIKLSNYVLELLSKRFANSVFVMQQALFLPLSKRIQDFLQENAVNKELNLTHEEIARHLGSAREAVSRILKEMEKTGSIKLLRNQIIIK, encoded by the coding sequence TTGATAGATAATACTGACAAATTGATGATTAGAGATAAATTTAAATCGTTTGATATTAGTCAAGAAGACATAAAACTCATAGAAGAAAACGCTTATTATAGTAGTTTTGACAAAAATGAAATAATATATCAAAATAAGAAAAAATGTTATGGCTTTGTCATCGTAAAAAGCGGAAGCTTAAGAGCCTTTATACTATCACAAAATGCTAAAGAGATAACGATTTTTAACCTAAAACAAGATGATGAGTGCATACTTTGCTCAAGCTGTATATCAGACTCGTTGCAACTTGAGATAAGCCTAGAGGCAAAAGATGGGCTATGCCTACTAGTCATTCCAGCTAAAGTCTTTTCTAATCTCAAACAAAAATATATAAAGCTATCAAACTATGTGCTAGAACTTCTATCAAAAAGATTTGCAAATAGCGTGTTTGTAATGCAACAAGCACTTTTTTTACCACTATCTAAGCGAATTCAAGATTTTTTGCAAGAAAATGCAGTAAATAAAGAGCTAAATCTAACCCACGAAGAGATAGCTAGGCATCTAGGAAGTGCTAGAGAGGCTGTATCTAGAATTCTAAAAGAGATGGAAAAAACTGGAAGCATAAAGCTTCTACGAAATCAAATAATAATCAAATAG
- a CDS encoding NAD(P)/FAD-dependent oxidoreductase produces the protein MADLNRRDALKLFAATTVALSATTSLNAQQIAENKSIKSRILIIGAGLAGISLAARLRSELPNAKITLVDKDEIFYYQPGFTLIAAGIYTTDDVVFQKSDYIPDGVEWIKQNVISLSPSTNIVRFQDGTNHSYDYLVLATGVEYDFETIQGLKNEDVLNDTNISSVYLLNSSIKTNELMQKLANKGGVGLFCENKTPMKCSGVNKKVMMLSEDRARLANNRDKVSINLYSGGAKTFSSSVYAKVMEQMFEQRDINYKLNHQIIAVDKARNTAIFEHTMKYKENGQNKIVTEQIEAKFDWLHVVPRQRAALMYKEAGLSVTNGDTDGNWISVNKETLQSTQFKNIFAIGDICGFPNGKTGASIRKMYPKLATNLINVIKGLEPSEKYDGYTACPLVTRYGKAVMVEFNWSKKPTPSMPCFSATRESYLNWFIKLNLFKPMVMQGMLRGLV, from the coding sequence ATGGCTGATTTAAATAGAAGAGATGCTCTAAAACTCTTTGCAGCTACTACAGTTGCTCTAAGTGCTACGACATCTCTAAACGCACAGCAAATAGCCGAAAACAAAAGCATAAAATCAAGAATTCTAATCATAGGAGCAGGTCTTGCTGGCATATCCTTAGCTGCAAGGCTAAGAAGTGAGCTGCCAAATGCTAAGATAACCTTGGTTGATAAGGATGAGATATTTTACTATCAGCCTGGATTTACTCTCATAGCAGCTGGGATTTACACCACTGATGATGTGGTATTTCAAAAGTCAGATTATATCCCAGATGGCGTAGAGTGGATAAAGCAAAATGTGATTTCTCTATCCCCAAGCACAAATATAGTAAGATTTCAAGATGGAACAAATCATAGCTATGATTATCTTGTATTAGCTACTGGGGTTGAGTATGACTTTGAGACGATACAAGGCTTGAAAAATGAAGATGTGCTAAATGATACAAATATCAGCTCTGTGTATCTGCTAAATAGCTCCATAAAGACAAATGAGCTTATGCAAAAACTAGCAAATAAAGGCGGAGTTGGTCTATTTTGTGAAAATAAAACGCCTATGAAATGCAGTGGCGTAAATAAAAAAGTAATGATGCTTAGCGAAGATAGAGCAAGGTTAGCAAATAATAGAGATAAGGTATCTATAAACCTATATAGCGGAGGAGCAAAAACATTTTCATCTTCTGTCTATGCTAAGGTAATGGAGCAAATGTTTGAGCAAAGGGATATAAACTACAAACTAAATCATCAAATAATAGCAGTAGATAAGGCAAGAAATACAGCCATATTCGAACATACTATGAAATACAAAGAAAACGGACAAAACAAAATAGTAACAGAGCAAATAGAAGCAAAATTTGACTGGCTTCATGTTGTCCCAAGACAAAGGGCGGCACTTATGTATAAAGAAGCTGGTCTTAGCGTGACAAATGGCGATACAGATGGAAACTGGATAAGTGTAAATAAAGAAACGCTCCAATCAACGCAATTTAAAAACATCTTTGCTATCGGCGATATATGTGGCTTTCCTAACGGAAAAACTGGAGCTAGTATCAGAAAAATGTATCCTAAACTAGCAACAAATTTGATAAATGTAATAAAAGGTCTAGAACCAAGCGAAAAATATGATGGATACACAGCTTGTCCTCTTGTGACAAGGTATGGAAAAGCCGTCATGGTAGAGTTTAACTGGAGCAAAAAGCCTACGCCTTCTATGCCTTGCTTTAGTGCTACAAGGGAGAGTTATCTTAACTGGTTTATAAAATTAAATTTATTTAAACCAATGGTAATGCAAGGTATGCTTAGAGGACTAGTATAA
- a CDS encoding YgaP family membrane protein produces MKNLDKTIRLFIAAVIFFIFGFVCQSWWWLIGLWPLLTAVYGCPIYKFMRKKSA; encoded by the coding sequence ATGAAAAATTTAGATAAAACAATTAGATTATTTATAGCAGCGGTTATATTTTTTATATTTGGATTTGTATGTCAAAGCTGGTGGTGGCTAATAGGACTATGGCCTTTGCTTACGGCTGTTTATGGTTGTCCGATATATAAATTTATGAGAAAAAAAAGTGCATAA